Proteins found in one Oncorhynchus tshawytscha isolate Ot180627B linkage group LG25, Otsh_v2.0, whole genome shotgun sequence genomic segment:
- the LOC112224706 gene encoding cystatin, translating to MLMNWKIVVPLLAVAFIVTSADVIAGGVMDADMKDQATRDALQFAVAEYNKGTNDLYVWQMAKVVKVQKQVVAGMKYYFTVQMARTLCRKGGVEKDCAVHQDPAATYQCTFEVWSRPWLGEIRLIKNDCQP from the exons ATGCTCATGAATTGGAAGATCGTCGTTCCTTTGCTCGCGGTGGCATTCATCGTGACGAGCGCCGATGTGATCGCGGGGGGCGTCATGGACGCAGATATGAAGGACCAAGCTACTAGAGACGCGCTGCAGTTCGCCGTGGCCGAATACAACAAGGGAACAAACGACCTGTATGTTTGGCAGATGGCCAAGGTTGTCAAGGTTCAGAAACAG GTGGTAGCTGGGATGAAGTACTACTTCACAGTGCAGATGGCCAGGACCCTGTGCAGGAAGGGAGGTGTGGAGAAGGACTGCGCTGTGCACCAGGACCCAGCTGCG ACCTACCAGTGCACCTTTGAGGTGTGGAGCCGCCCCTGGCTGGGAGAGATCCGGTTGATCAAGAATGACTGCCAGCCGTAA